A single Ischnura elegans chromosome 13 unlocalized genomic scaffold, ioIscEleg1.1 SUPER_13_unloc_4, whole genome shotgun sequence DNA region contains:
- the LOC124173095 gene encoding gastrula zinc finger protein XlCGF57.1-like produces MPEQTTSTSYLHAEGYLRNHSIDECIGPTSLVTQIDFKAGISHEEMEKNLIDRDLEKCGASDSDKISSCSIPDDRQGNTKYIESLKSSRGGAAMAVVGERSGCDAPNTSRSLRFIRISRSDRSGSETIMGGNNEVLKCLIENPGNSYSSNEDSYNCFNCRDVFNNKKELMKHMKIHFVAHNFDAVAESSIVDVSLEALTSSGRISSCEPTISKGLSRLERKRLKPMQKENVLIKETSGGKGDEKNIRRLTRSNTLEEKTNSQSSSSKSSSTRNLRNHVGSREEKRLYSCSECTESFTQKRDLTVHKLTHAGGKTYSCSTCCKSFARRGHLDSHMRTHTGEKPFSCNECEKSFPIKSNLVRHICTHTGDKPYSCSICRKCFTQKSILDSHLRTHTGEKPFSCNVCEKSFSDMSSLVRHIRTHTGDKPYSCSICRQYFTQSGHLNRHLRQHSGEKPFSCNECEKSFTGKGDLVRHIRTHTGDKPYSCSICCKCFTKRRYLDTHMRLHTTERGLKS; encoded by the coding sequence ATGCCCGAGcaaacaacatcaacttcatatctgcaTGCAGAAGGATATCTAAGGaatcattcaattgatgaatgcattggtccCACATCTTTGGTGACACAAATTGATTTCAAGGCTGGAATATCCCATGAAGAGATGGAGAAAAATCTGATAGATagagacttggaaaaatgtggtgcttctgACTCTGATAAGATATCAagttgctcaattcctgatgacagACAAGGTAATACCAAATacattgaatcacttaaaagcagcagaggtggagccgcaatggctgttgttggggagagaagtggttgtgatgcaccaaatacCTCGCGTAGCCTTAGGTTTATCAGAATAAGTAGAAGTGACAGAAGTGGCAGTGAGACCATCATGGGAGGCAACAACGAGGTATTAAAATGCTTGATCGAAAATCCAGGGAACAGttacagttcaaacgaagattcatataattgcttcaactgcagagatgtgttcaacaacaaaaaggagctaatgaaacacatgaaaattcattttgttgctcataattttgatgctgtagcagaatcatcaatcgtagATGTGTCTCTGGAAGCACTTACATCAAGCGGACGTATCAGTTCTTGCGAGCCTACCATCTCAAAGGGTTTAAGTAGGCTGGAAAGGAAAAGACTTAAGCCTATGCAAAAAGAAAATGTGCTTATTAAGGAAaccagtggaggaaaaggggacGAGAAAAATATAAGACGATTGACGAGAAGTAATACTCTAGAAGAGAAAACAAATTCACAAAGTTCATCTTCAAAGTCATCTAGCACTAGAAATCTACGCAATCACGTGGGTTCGAGAGAGGAAAAGAGACTATATTCTTGCAGCGAGTGCACTGAGTCCTTCACTCAGAAAAGGGACCTCACCGTACACAAACTTACACACGCAGGAGGGAAAAcgtattcttgtagcacttgCTGCAAGTCTTTCGCTCGGAGAGGTCATCTCGACAGTCACATGCGAACACatacgggagagaagcctttttcatgcaacgagtgtgaaaagtctttcccgATTAAGAGCAACTTAGTTAGACATATTTGTACGcacacgggggataaaccgtattcttgtagcatttgccgcaagtgtttcactcagaagAGTATTCTTGACAGTCActtgcgaacacacacgggagagaagcctttttcatgcaacgtgtgtgaaaagtctttctcggatatgAGTAgcttagttagacatattcgtacccacacgggggataaaccgtattcttgtagcatttgccgcCAGTATTTCACTCAGAGTGGTCATCTCAACCGTCACTTACGACAAcactcgggagagaagcctttttcatgcaacgagtgtgaaaagtctttcacgGGTAAGGGcgacttagttagacatattcgtacgcatacgggggataaaccgtattcttgtagcatttgctgcaagTGTTTCACAAAGAGGCGTTATCTCGACACTCACATGCGTTTGCATACGACAGAGAGAGGCCTTAAATCATga